Proteins encoded by one window of Rhodothermales bacterium:
- a CDS encoding bifunctional precorrin-2 dehydrogenase/sirohydrochlorin ferrochelatase, which yields MNVYPILLNDLSGRRCVVFGGDHEAERKALELHDHGADVLVVNPTLSPALQEAVAAGLVRWEPRFYAEGDLAGAFLTIVSCKYESEKRPIWEEANREKTLINAMDDVQYCNFVAGSVIRRGPLVITISTSGCAPALSVRLRQQFEQTFGPEYGTFLEMMGALRHEMVARFPDFETRRARWYELVDSDILELLRHDRRDDATARVAAIMEPADTVHATSPA from the coding sequence ATGAACGTCTACCCCATCCTGCTGAACGACCTGTCGGGCCGGCGTTGCGTCGTGTTTGGCGGAGATCACGAGGCCGAGCGAAAAGCGCTTGAGTTACACGACCACGGGGCCGATGTGCTCGTCGTGAACCCTACGCTGTCGCCGGCCCTCCAAGAGGCCGTGGCGGCCGGACTGGTGCGTTGGGAGCCCCGATTTTACGCCGAGGGCGATCTGGCAGGGGCGTTTCTGACGATCGTCTCCTGTAAATACGAAAGCGAGAAGCGGCCGATCTGGGAGGAGGCCAATCGGGAGAAAACCCTCATCAACGCCATGGACGACGTGCAGTACTGCAATTTCGTCGCCGGCTCGGTCATCCGGCGGGGGCCGCTCGTGATCACCATTTCGACCAGCGGGTGCGCGCCGGCGCTCTCCGTGCGCCTCAGGCAGCAGTTCGAGCAGACGTTTGGCCCGGAATACGGGACGTTTCTGGAGATGATGGGCGCGCTGCGCCACGAGATGGTGGCACGGTTTCCGGACTTCGAGACCCGTCGCGCGCGCTGGTACGAACTGGTGGACAGCGACATCCTCGAACTCCTCCGCCATGATCGCCGCGACGACGCGACGGCGCGGGTCGCCGCCATCATGGAGCCGGCCGATACCGTACATGCCACGTCTCCCGCTTAA
- a CDS encoding phosphoadenylyl-sulfate reductase codes for MENPRWTPKQLQALQANLESASPRAILQWSYETFGDDVAMATGFGTSGIVLTHILSQLRPGADVFYLDTDLLFPETYALKDRLAELLGVNFVRVHGGLSVADQEAEHGPALWERNAHQCCFLRKVLPLRSFLKDKEAWITGIRRDQAATRSRASVIDWDATNGLVKINPLAFWTSEDVWTYIRVNELPYNELHDQGYPSIGCMPCTRAVASGENERAGRWAGMGKVECGIHLNTQAA; via the coding sequence ATGGAAAACCCTCGCTGGACACCGAAACAGCTTCAAGCCTTGCAGGCGAACCTCGAATCCGCTTCGCCCAGGGCCATCCTTCAGTGGAGTTACGAGACCTTTGGCGACGACGTCGCCATGGCAACCGGCTTCGGCACGTCCGGCATCGTGCTTACACACATCCTCAGCCAGCTGCGGCCCGGCGCCGACGTGTTTTATCTGGACACCGATCTGCTTTTTCCCGAGACGTACGCCCTGAAGGACCGGCTTGCCGAGTTGCTCGGCGTGAACTTCGTGCGCGTGCACGGCGGGCTGTCGGTGGCGGATCAGGAGGCCGAGCATGGGCCGGCGTTGTGGGAGCGTAATGCCCATCAATGCTGCTTTCTTCGTAAAGTGCTGCCGTTGCGGTCTTTTCTCAAGGATAAAGAGGCCTGGATTACCGGCATCCGCCGTGACCAGGCGGCCACGCGGTCGCGGGCGTCGGTGATTGATTGGGACGCGACGAACGGGCTGGTCAAGATCAATCCGCTCGCGTTCTGGACGTCGGAGGATGTGTGGACGTATATCCGTGTGAACGAACTGCCTTACAACGAACTGCACGACCAGGGGTATCCCAGTATTGGATGCATGCCCTGTACGCGGGCGGTGGCGAGCGGCGAAAACGAGCGCGCGGGTCGCTGGGCCGGCATGGGCAAAGTCGAGTGCGGCATTCACCTCAACACCCAGGCGGCATGA